The Amycolatopsis sp. 195334CR genome window below encodes:
- a CDS encoding NADH-quinone oxidoreductase subunit M, whose translation MTLLLVLILLPLAGAITVTALRSNDRVATLTALAVSVVELLLIIPLWLGYEPRGERIQQASSMDWIPNFGIHISFGMDGIALVMIAVIALLVPLIIGGTAAIDKLPKGRSAGGYFALILVQQSLTIAVFAATDVFLFYVLFEIMLIPMYFLIGGYGGPNRQYAAVKFFLYSFLGGLIMLASAIGAYSMASDELGQGTFDWATLVSVVRDAPTGTQIWLFLGFFLAFAIKAPLVPLHTWLPDAAGQAPIGVAVLLVGVLDKVGTFGFLRYCIPMFPDASQALAPLVLTLAVAGVVYGSMLAAGQSDMKRFIAYVSIAHFGFIALGIFAFTEQAQVGSVSYMLNHSLATGMLILVIGMVIARGGSTRIADYGGMAKVTPVLGGLFFIAGLSTLSLPGTNSFISEFLVLLGSFDTRPVFTIVATLGLVLAAAYVLWLYQRIFQGPVRGDALIGAGGGPGTAVAPEVGAKKAIRDLSKVEIGVLAPMVVLIIGLGFYPKPVLDTITPSVEATMSAVQEGN comes from the coding sequence ATGACCCTGTTGCTAGTCCTCATCCTGCTGCCGCTGGCCGGGGCGATCACGGTCACCGCGCTGCGCTCGAACGACCGGGTCGCCACGCTCACCGCGCTGGCCGTCTCGGTGGTCGAGCTGCTGCTGATCATCCCGCTGTGGCTCGGTTACGAGCCGCGCGGCGAGCGCATCCAGCAGGCGTCCTCGATGGACTGGATCCCGAACTTCGGCATCCACATCTCCTTCGGCATGGACGGCATCGCGCTGGTGATGATCGCGGTGATCGCGTTGCTGGTGCCGCTGATCATCGGCGGCACCGCGGCCATCGACAAGCTGCCGAAGGGGCGCAGCGCGGGTGGCTACTTCGCGCTGATCCTGGTGCAGCAGTCGCTGACCATCGCGGTCTTCGCGGCCACCGACGTGTTCCTGTTCTACGTGCTGTTCGAGATCATGCTGATCCCGATGTACTTCCTGATCGGCGGCTACGGCGGCCCGAACCGGCAGTACGCGGCGGTCAAGTTCTTCCTGTACTCGTTCCTCGGCGGCCTGATCATGCTGGCCTCGGCGATCGGCGCCTACTCGATGGCGTCGGACGAGCTGGGCCAGGGCACCTTCGACTGGGCCACGCTGGTCTCGGTGGTGCGGGACGCGCCGACCGGTACGCAGATCTGGCTGTTCCTCGGCTTCTTCCTGGCCTTCGCGATCAAGGCGCCGCTGGTGCCGCTGCACACCTGGCTGCCGGACGCGGCCGGGCAGGCGCCGATCGGCGTGGCCGTGCTGCTGGTCGGCGTGCTGGACAAGGTCGGCACGTTCGGCTTCCTGCGCTACTGCATCCCGATGTTCCCCGACGCCAGCCAGGCGCTCGCACCGCTGGTGCTCACCCTGGCCGTGGCCGGTGTGGTCTACGGCTCGATGCTGGCCGCCGGGCAGTCGGACATGAAGCGGTTCATCGCCTACGTGTCCATCGCCCACTTCGGCTTCATCGCGCTGGGCATCTTCGCCTTCACCGAGCAAGCTCAGGTCGGTTCGGTGTCGTACATGCTCAACCACAGCCTGGCCACCGGCATGCTGATCCTGGTGATCGGCATGGTGATCGCCCGCGGCGGGTCCACCCGGATCGCCGACTACGGCGGCATGGCCAAGGTGACCCCGGTGCTCGGCGGGCTGTTCTTCATCGCCGGTCTGTCCACCCTGTCCCTGCCGGGCACGAACTCGTTCATCAGCGAGTTCCTGGTGCTGCTGGGGTCCTTCGACACCCGGCCGGTGTTCACCATCGTGGCCACGCTGGGCCTGGTGCTCGCCGCGGCCTACGTGCTCTGGCTGTACCAGCGGATCTTCCAGGGCCCGGTGCGCGGTGACGCGCTGATCGGCGCGGGCGGTGGCCCGGGTACCGCGGTGGCGCCCGAGGTCGGGGCCAAGAAGGCGATCCGCGACCTGTCCAAAGTGGAGATCGGCGTGCTGGCGCCGATGGTGGTGCTGATCATCGGGCTCGGCTTCTACCCGAAGCCGGTCCTGGACACGATTACTCCTTCGGTGGAAGCCACGATGTCCGCCGTGCAGGAAGGCAACTGA
- the nuoN gene encoding NADH-quinone oxidoreductase subunit NuoN, protein MLEVFLAQDPGKISAPAIDYAAILPILIILGAACVSVLFEAFLIKHQRWSAQVILSLLAIVAAGIALVVYVGDSPERGVTTLTGSLSIDKPALFLWGTLLALAIGAVLLIADRSVEPGGAFVAQAAIRPGTFQDRAQVGSTGMQTEVFPLTLFALGGMMVFTAANDLLTMFIALEVLSLPLYLMCGLARRRRLISQEAAVKYFLLGAFSSAFFLYGLALLYGYANSVKLADIANATAGTNRSDTLLFAGLGLLMVGLLFKGSVGPFHTWTPDVYQGAPTPVTAFMAACTKVAAFGAILRVLTVGFESTSWEWRGVLWGVAIVSMVLGAVLGLTQTDVKRMIAYSSIAHAGFLLVGAIAMTEQGLSGTLFYLLAYGFTTLAAFGVVSLVRDSNGEATHLSAWAGLAKRSPVLAGVFTFLLLALAGIPLTSGFIGKFVVFEAALTDGMAPLVVIALVASAVAAFFYLRVVVLMYFSEPSPEGPTVTVPGTFTTVAITLGVIVTLVLGIIPAFALDWASAGGFAS, encoded by the coding sequence ATGCTCGAGGTATTCCTGGCCCAGGATCCGGGCAAGATCTCCGCCCCGGCGATCGACTACGCGGCGATCCTGCCGATCCTGATCATTCTCGGCGCGGCGTGCGTCAGCGTGCTGTTCGAGGCGTTCCTGATCAAGCACCAGCGGTGGTCGGCGCAGGTCATCCTGTCCCTGCTGGCCATCGTGGCGGCCGGGATCGCGCTGGTGGTCTACGTCGGCGACTCGCCGGAGCGCGGTGTGACCACGCTGACCGGCTCGCTCTCGATCGACAAGCCGGCGTTGTTCCTCTGGGGCACGCTGCTGGCGCTGGCGATCGGCGCGGTGCTGCTGATCGCGGACCGCTCGGTCGAGCCGGGCGGCGCCTTCGTCGCGCAGGCGGCGATCCGGCCGGGCACCTTCCAGGACCGCGCGCAGGTCGGGTCCACCGGCATGCAGACCGAGGTCTTCCCGCTGACGCTGTTCGCGCTCGGCGGCATGATGGTCTTCACCGCGGCGAACGACCTGCTGACCATGTTCATCGCGCTGGAAGTGCTGTCGCTGCCGCTGTACCTGATGTGCGGACTGGCCCGCCGTCGCCGCCTCATCTCGCAGGAGGCGGCGGTCAAGTACTTCCTGCTGGGTGCCTTCTCCAGCGCGTTCTTCCTGTACGGGCTGGCGCTGCTCTACGGCTACGCGAACTCGGTGAAGCTGGCCGACATCGCGAACGCCACCGCGGGCACCAACCGCTCGGACACGCTGCTGTTCGCCGGCCTCGGCCTGCTCATGGTCGGCCTGCTGTTCAAGGGTTCGGTCGGCCCGTTCCACACCTGGACCCCGGACGTCTACCAGGGCGCGCCGACCCCGGTCACCGCGTTCATGGCGGCCTGCACCAAGGTCGCCGCGTTCGGCGCCATCCTGCGCGTGCTGACCGTCGGCTTCGAGTCGACCAGCTGGGAATGGCGCGGCGTGCTGTGGGGCGTGGCGATCGTGTCGATGGTGCTGGGCGCGGTGCTCGGGCTGACCCAGACCGACGTCAAGCGGATGATCGCCTACTCCTCGATCGCGCACGCGGGCTTCCTCCTGGTGGGTGCGATCGCGATGACCGAGCAGGGCCTGTCGGGCACGCTGTTCTACCTGCTGGCCTACGGCTTCACCACGCTGGCCGCGTTCGGCGTGGTCAGCCTGGTGCGCGACTCGAACGGCGAGGCAACGCACCTGTCGGCGTGGGCCGGGCTGGCCAAGCGGTCGCCGGTGCTGGCCGGGGTGTTCACCTTCCTGCTGCTCGCGCTCGCCGGGATCCCGCTGACCAGTGGGTTCATCGGCAAGTTCGTGGTGTTCGAGGCCGCGCTGACCGACGGCATGGCGCCGCTGGTGGTGATCGCGCTGGTGGCCAGCGCGGTGGCGGCGTTCTTCTACCTGCGCGTCGTGGTGCTGATGTACTTCTCGGAGCCGTCACCGGAGGGGCCGACGGTGACCGTGCCGGGCACCTTCACCACGGTGGCCATCACCCTCGGCGTGATCGTCACCCTGGTCCTCGGCATCATCCCGGCCTTCGCCCTCGACTGGGCCAGCGCCGGCGGCTTCGCCAGCTGA
- a CDS encoding CU044_5270 family protein, whose protein sequence is MSDQRELDEALAMLHQRERTAAPDLDALRARVLAGPQHERKKRWLLPVAAAAVVLAGVTAVQVTREAPEEAPPAAPPASGVPLLEHAAKTNADARWRNEGTYLHVVTRGTRDRTLVYGNIADDDVVDSAPNSGYTEVYEQRVESWVPLVPDLMWREKRSSEGETRWVGGNDLSRIKPATPWLKDGDWTAPCGNYFPAEKPKTACGGANDPASPSFYATVPTEPAEILSWLRKRSNAPLDSGAVFAEGVELMSSGVMPKERYANWYRALAMIDGVRDYGDVTLPDGKVGAALGVPSERERRELVIDRNDGRFLGERRIAGPRPKQSWIPEGTVVGLISVTSEQIPRPDGL, encoded by the coding sequence ATGAGTGACCAGCGCGAACTCGACGAGGCACTGGCCATGCTGCACCAGCGGGAGCGGACCGCCGCGCCGGACCTGGACGCCCTCCGCGCCCGGGTACTGGCGGGACCCCAGCACGAGCGGAAGAAGCGCTGGCTCCTCCCGGTGGCCGCGGCCGCCGTGGTGCTCGCGGGCGTCACCGCCGTGCAGGTGACCAGGGAAGCACCGGAGGAGGCCCCGCCCGCGGCGCCCCCGGCGTCCGGCGTCCCGCTGCTGGAGCACGCCGCGAAGACCAACGCCGACGCCCGGTGGCGGAACGAGGGCACGTACCTGCACGTGGTCACCCGGGGCACGCGGGACCGAACGCTCGTCTACGGCAACATCGCGGACGACGACGTCGTCGACAGCGCGCCGAACTCCGGCTACACCGAGGTCTACGAGCAACGCGTCGAATCCTGGGTACCGCTCGTGCCGGACCTGATGTGGCGGGAGAAGCGCAGCAGTGAAGGCGAAACGCGGTGGGTGGGTGGCAACGATCTCAGCCGGATCAAACCGGCGACGCCGTGGTTGAAGGACGGCGACTGGACGGCCCCGTGCGGCAACTACTTCCCCGCGGAGAAGCCGAAAACCGCCTGCGGTGGCGCGAACGACCCCGCCAGCCCGAGCTTCTACGCGACCGTGCCGACCGAACCGGCGGAGATCCTCAGCTGGTTGCGGAAGCGCAGCAACGCGCCCCTCGACTCGGGCGCGGTGTTCGCCGAAGGGGTCGAGCTGATGTCGTCCGGCGTGATGCCGAAGGAGCGCTACGCCAACTGGTACCGCGCGCTGGCGATGATCGACGGGGTCCGCGACTACGGCGACGTGACGCTGCCCGACGGCAAGGTGGGCGCGGCGCTGGGCGTGCCGTCCGAACGTGAGCGGCGGGAGCTGGTGATCGACCGCAACGACGGCCGCTTCCTCGGTGAACGCCGGATCGCCGGGCCGAGGCCGAAGCAGTCGTGGATCCCGGAGGGCACCGTGGTGGGCCTCATCTCGGTCACCTCGGAACAGATCCCCCGCCCCGACGGCCTCTGA
- a CDS encoding sigma-70 family RNA polymerase sigma factor gives MARISEPRAPAADRPALDGPAAFEQLFDTYARPLRGYLAGRVGEHAADDLVAETFLIAWRKRAVYDPELAPIRGWLYGIATNLVRTHVRQEIRGLRATARAHRGREHTGEGHDALVADRVDAQRRMRLLAGALAKLTEQERDVLLLTSWAGLEPVEVATALGLPASTVRSRLHRLRHRLQTLLTQFPQEDADE, from the coding sequence GTGGCCAGAATCAGCGAACCCCGGGCTCCCGCGGCCGACCGTCCGGCACTGGACGGCCCGGCGGCCTTCGAGCAGCTCTTCGACACCTACGCCCGGCCCCTGCGCGGCTACCTCGCGGGCCGCGTCGGTGAGCACGCGGCCGACGACCTGGTGGCCGAGACCTTCCTGATCGCCTGGCGCAAGCGCGCGGTCTACGACCCGGAACTGGCTCCGATCCGCGGCTGGCTCTACGGCATCGCCACCAACCTCGTGCGCACCCACGTGCGCCAGGAGATCCGCGGGCTGCGCGCCACCGCCCGCGCCCACCGCGGTCGCGAACACACCGGCGAAGGCCACGACGCACTGGTCGCCGACCGCGTCGACGCGCAGCGCCGGATGCGGCTGCTGGCCGGTGCCCTCGCCAAACTCACCGAGCAGGAACGCGATGTACTGCTACTCACCTCATGGGCCGGGCTGGAACCCGTCGAAGTCGCCACCGCGCTCGGCCTCCCGGCGAGCACCGTGCGCTCGCGCCTGCACCGCCTCCGCCACCGCCTGCAGACCCTGCTCACCCAGTTCCCCCAGGAGGACGCCGATGAGTGA
- a CDS encoding WXG100 family type VII secretion target has product MGQPQGENSIIAAAKANTEAGKTPVKSALQGAGLVQDIAGGREQLAQGDWTEGLLSLAAGGLDAGMKIKDIQGGGNPVEMLISMGLGWVVEHLSPMKDWLDQLTGNQDELDLTVQTWAEISKQVQATAEELNATVQQDCATWTGTSADRYREYIQRRLDTLVQLSDDAKSCAGLIDVAKTVLAVVRNLIRDLITDVCAKLIFILFRYPPPAYPAALAAEGMPVVVSKSQEGLSLLQKLSRVWQRFRELLAGMRARLSEVVKTFAAESGEIFGRKSLQNRAVTEVFKESGKKVFGEVGKGTTAGITGSTKHDDQAASGETLEKREHDEKMTRVFPARNPETTQTWTGRID; this is encoded by the coding sequence ATGGGGCAGCCACAGGGCGAGAACTCGATCATCGCCGCCGCCAAGGCGAACACCGAGGCGGGGAAGACCCCGGTCAAGAGCGCGCTGCAGGGCGCGGGCCTGGTCCAGGACATCGCCGGCGGGCGCGAGCAGCTCGCGCAGGGCGACTGGACCGAAGGGCTCCTCAGCCTGGCCGCGGGCGGCCTGGACGCCGGGATGAAGATCAAGGACATCCAGGGCGGGGGCAACCCGGTCGAGATGCTGATCAGCATGGGCCTCGGCTGGGTCGTCGAGCACCTCTCCCCGATGAAGGACTGGCTGGACCAGCTCACCGGCAACCAGGACGAACTCGATCTGACCGTCCAGACCTGGGCCGAGATCAGCAAGCAGGTGCAGGCCACCGCCGAAGAACTCAACGCGACCGTCCAGCAGGACTGCGCGACCTGGACCGGCACCTCCGCCGACCGCTATCGCGAGTACATCCAGCGCAGGCTGGACACACTGGTCCAGCTCTCGGACGACGCCAAGTCGTGCGCGGGCCTGATCGACGTGGCCAAGACGGTGCTCGCGGTGGTGCGGAACCTGATCCGCGACCTGATCACCGACGTCTGCGCCAAACTGATCTTCATCCTCTTCCGGTACCCCCCGCCCGCGTACCCCGCCGCGCTGGCCGCCGAGGGCATGCCGGTGGTCGTGTCCAAGTCGCAGGAGGGCCTGAGCCTGCTGCAGAAGCTCTCCCGGGTGTGGCAGCGGTTCCGGGAGCTGCTCGCCGGCATGCGCGCCCGCTTGTCGGAGGTGGTCAAGACCTTTGCCGCGGAGAGCGGCGAAATCTTCGGCCGCAAGAGCCTCCAGAACCGGGCCGTCACCGAGGTCTTCAAGGAAAGCGGCAAGAAGGTCTTCGGCGAGGTGGGCAAGGGCACCACCGCCGGGATCACCGGCAGCACCAAGCACGACGACCAGGCGGCCTCCGGTGAAACACTGGAGAAGCGCGAGCACGACGAGAAGATGACCAGGGTGTTCCCGGCCAGGAATCCGGAAACCACGCAGACCTGGACGGGGAGAATTGACTGA
- a CDS encoding YbaB/EbfC family nucleoid-associated protein, giving the protein MTSPDQLFADFEAKLAETQRKAEQMRAEIETVSVSERSKDGQIKVTVNHAGNLTGLEIGPIARAKADLDQQIMRTMQAAQSKLAEAMRGGVPSIAGTETMAELIEQLNAAYPEPEPTDYVEGGYAPTDEGSRFVAEHESPAPAPAATPPPPAAPAPERRPRPARPTEDAHDDDYFSGNDFLTDEGDRR; this is encoded by the coding sequence GTGACGAGCCCTGACCAGCTCTTCGCCGATTTCGAGGCCAAACTCGCGGAAACGCAGCGCAAAGCGGAACAGATGCGCGCGGAGATCGAGACGGTGTCGGTCAGCGAACGCAGCAAGGACGGCCAGATCAAGGTCACCGTCAACCACGCCGGCAACCTCACCGGCCTGGAGATCGGGCCGATCGCGCGGGCCAAGGCGGACCTGGACCAGCAGATCATGCGCACCATGCAGGCCGCGCAGAGCAAGCTCGCCGAGGCGATGCGGGGCGGCGTGCCGTCGATCGCGGGCACCGAAACCATGGCGGAGCTGATCGAACAGCTGAACGCCGCCTACCCGGAGCCGGAGCCCACCGACTACGTCGAGGGCGGCTACGCCCCGACCGACGAAGGCAGCCGCTTCGTCGCGGAGCACGAGAGCCCGGCGCCCGCGCCGGCCGCCACGCCGCCCCCTCCCGCGGCCCCGGCCCCGGAGCGCCGCCCGCGCCCGGCCCGCCCCACCGAAGACGCCCACGACGACGACTACTTCTCCGGCAACGACTTCCTCACCGACGAAGGCGACCGCCGATGA
- a CDS encoding ESX secretion-associated protein EspG, with protein sequence MVIAHRAEISLNTLLSAMRWTGYDQPHLVFAGGERYVPPTATAGLDKAAEEELRECGFVTGKGKRLTGEFEDTLHLLNRPPIEYFAHVRTRDESYEILVAGHDRTAVVVVHQDERVWLKPYRGKNAAALLVDHLPDFPAAKFTPFTVPRHEMVEQIGVSGIYDEKRSRSAEAKELEEIFSVPEYGSGLLHAARWDHRGNRRQAPVGLSYLDIDAGRVGLTSGGPLGNEHIVVLPGDRTRLSEKVASLGASLH encoded by the coding sequence GTGGTCATCGCGCACCGCGCCGAGATTTCGCTGAACACCTTGCTCTCCGCCATGCGGTGGACCGGTTACGACCAGCCGCACCTGGTTTTCGCCGGGGGTGAGCGGTATGTGCCGCCGACCGCCACCGCCGGGCTGGACAAGGCCGCCGAAGAAGAACTGCGCGAATGCGGTTTCGTCACGGGCAAGGGAAAGCGGCTCACCGGCGAATTCGAGGACACCCTGCACCTGCTCAACCGCCCGCCGATCGAGTACTTCGCGCACGTCCGCACCCGGGACGAGAGCTACGAAATCCTCGTCGCCGGGCACGACCGGACCGCGGTGGTGGTCGTGCACCAGGACGAGCGGGTGTGGCTCAAGCCGTACCGCGGCAAGAACGCGGCGGCGCTGCTGGTGGACCACCTGCCGGACTTCCCGGCGGCGAAGTTCACCCCGTTCACCGTGCCCCGGCACGAAATGGTGGAACAAATCGGCGTCTCCGGGATCTACGACGAAAAGCGTTCGAGGAGCGCGGAAGCCAAAGAACTCGAGGAGATCTTTTCCGTGCCCGAATACGGATCGGGCTTGCTGCACGCGGCGAGGTGGGACCACCGCGGCAATCGGCGCCAGGCACCCGTCGGCCTCAGTTATCTCGACATCGACGCCGGACGGGTCGGGTTGACCAGCGGCGGACCACTCGGCAACGAACACATCGTGGTGCTGCCGGGCGACCGGACCCGCCTGAGCGAAAAGGTGGCCTCATTGGGCGCAAGCCTGCACTGA